A region from the Onthophagus taurus isolate NC chromosome 8, IU_Otau_3.0, whole genome shotgun sequence genome encodes:
- the LOC111418510 gene encoding uncharacterized protein: MVGSVHLIKESKIKETSAILPIAVIKIKDHYGNFQTVRALIDSGSMTNFITERLSKRLRLFHRNTSLEISGLNPMKSVCNKGSVDCLVQPYHVSNPSFEFRAVITPNICSKQPSSDVIIKSYRHLKNLNFHDAQYSDAKEVDLLLGAELDPQILTGGSVMGGTDDPIAAESVFGWKFWELETIPETSSVNRDEQLCEDYFQKTYCRTETGRFMVSLQFRRDVKFLGTSYQNALKQFMSLEARLLKSPVLNSGYTEFMRDYLLSGHMTPVPPNQIHIQTSYYIPHHCVLKPESSSTKLRVVLDASADSSTGISLNDLLFIKSKLQDIVHILLNFRCYKFVFMCDIKQISMYQAFNTFGYSQNL; this comes from the exons ATGGTCGGATCAGTTCACTTAATAAAGGAATCTAAAATCAAAGAAACTTCAGCTATCTTACCAATTGccgttataaaaattaaagaccATTATGGAAACTTTCAAACCGTACGTGCGCTCATAGATTCTGGAAGTATGACTAACTTCATCACTGAAAGATTATCCAAACGGCTTCGTCTGTTTCATCGTAACACTTCATTGGAGATTAGCGGATTGAATCCAATGAAATCGGTCTGCAACAAGGGATCAGTTGATTGTTTGGTGCAACCATACCATGTGAGCAATCCATCTTTTGAGTTCCGAGCAGTAATAACTCCTAACATTTGTTCGAAACAACCGTCTTCTGATGTTATCATTAAATCGTATCGTCACCTAAAGAACTTAAATTTCCATGATGCTCAGTATTCCGACGCTAAAGAAGTTGATCTTTTACTTGGAGCTGAATTAGATCCACAGATACTAACTGGTGGTAGCGTGATGGGAGGTACTGATGATCCTATAGCTGCTGAATCTGTCTTTGGCTGG AAATTTTGGGAATTAGAAACCATTCCTGAAACATCATCAGTAAATAGGGACGAGCAATTATGTGAAGAttactttcaaaaaacatATTGCCGCACTGAAACTGGTAGATTTATGGTTTCTTTGCAATTTCGCAGGGACGTAAAATTTCTTGGAACTTCATATCAAAATGCGCTCAAACAATTCATGTCATTAGAAGCTCGTCTGTTAAAATCACCTGTTTTAAATTCAGGTTACACAGAATTTATGAGAGATTACCTGCTTTCCGGACACATGACACCGGTTCCACCAAATCAAATTCATATTCAAACATCGTATTATATTCCACACCATTGCGTTTTGAAACCAGAAAGTTCCTCCACCAAATTGAGAGTGGTTCTTGACGCCTCTGCTGACTCTTCCACAGGAATATCATTAAATGATTTGCTGTTCatcaaatcaaaattacaAGACATTGTTCACATAttactgaattttcgatgttataaattcgtttttatgTGCGATATTAAGCAAATCAGCATGTACCAAGCGTTCAATACTTTCGGATATAGCCAGAATTTATGA